One stretch of Desulfomonile tiedjei DNA includes these proteins:
- a CDS encoding IS1595 family transposase produces MKYTFKQFQAEYPDDRACLERIMQEQYGGTEFVCPSCNVLSKFHAMTKRRGYACDRCGHHFYPCVGTIFEKSRTKLTHWFFAMYLMTSTRHGVAAKELQRQIGCTYKTAWRMAHELRKLMAQADNHKPLKGHVEVDETIIGGYQSREVTKLRGSNKSIVFGLKERDGILRSGPIKDVKRSTLDPHIRHNVEPGSTISADEWPGYNDLKDGYELGRVNHNSKEYVNGIHHVNSLEGHWSLLKRAIRGTHVHVSAKHLWKYVSEFNYRHNMRKSHHAMFYRLVASFSLPRLLET; encoded by the coding sequence ATGAAATACACGTTCAAACAGTTTCAAGCCGAATATCCAGATGATCGGGCTTGCCTTGAGAGAATCATGCAGGAGCAATATGGCGGAACTGAGTTTGTCTGCCCTTCCTGCAATGTCCTTTCTAAATTCCACGCCATGACCAAGCGCCGGGGTTATGCCTGTGATCGCTGCGGCCACCATTTTTATCCTTGTGTCGGCACCATTTTTGAGAAATCCCGGACCAAACTAACCCATTGGTTCTTTGCCATGTATTTAATGACCAGCACCCGCCACGGCGTAGCCGCCAAAGAATTGCAAAGGCAAATCGGCTGCACCTATAAAACAGCGTGGCGTATGGCTCACGAACTGAGAAAACTTATGGCCCAGGCCGATAACCACAAACCGCTTAAGGGCCATGTTGAAGTTGACGAAACAATTATTGGCGGTTATCAAAGCCGGGAAGTTACCAAACTCAGAGGGAGCAATAAAAGCATTGTTTTCGGCCTGAAAGAAAGAGACGGTATTTTGCGCTCCGGTCCTATCAAAGACGTGAAGCGAAGCACCCTTGACCCCCATATCCGCCACAATGTTGAGCCGGGAAGCACTATCAGTGCCGATGAATGGCCGGGATATAATGACCTTAAAGATGGTTATGAGCTTGGCCGCGTAAACCATAATTCTAAAGAGTATGTTAATGGTATCCATCATGTTAATAGCCTTGAAGGTCATTGGAGCCTTTTAAAGCGTGCAATTCGCGGTACTCATGTTCATGTTTCCGCTAAGCATCTTTGGAAATATGTGAGCGAGTTTAATTACCGTCATAATATGCGTAAATCCCATCACGCTATGTTTTATCGTCTGGTGGCTTCTTTTTCGCTGCCGCGCCTACTAGAGACGTGA